The Hypanus sabinus isolate sHypSab1 chromosome 3, sHypSab1.hap1, whole genome shotgun sequence genome contains a region encoding:
- the LOC132391828 gene encoding epigen-like produces the protein MHILCLRMESRASVYILSALALAVALSEQTPASSISGRELSGPETTAPAVRGNSSRFMALNSKQNCHQSDQDYCMNGICQYHEDHDQVTRYRICICDPGYTGTRCQHAILPSQGAEKSERYLYIAVGMGIGLLLSGLAVLFFYYFRSRCQKSKTMYSVCSSMARV, from the exons ATGCACATACTGTGCTTGAGAATGGAATCCAGGGCAAGTGTCTACATATTAagtg CTTTGGCTCTGGCTGTGGCTCTCAGTGAACAGACTCCAGCTTCCAGCATATCGGGACGTGAGTTGAGTGGCCCAGAAACAACGGCTCCAGCAGTCCGAG GAAATTCCAGTCGCTTCATGGCTCTGAATTCAAAACAAAACTGTCACCAAAGTGACCAAGATTATTGTATGAATGGTATTTGCCAATACCATGAAGACCATGACCAGGTTACCAGATATCGCATCTGCAT CTGTGACCCAGGATACACCGGAACAAGATGCCAGCATGCGATCTTACCTTCCCAAGGGGCTGAAAAGTCAGAACGCTATCTGTACATTGCAGTTGGCATGGGGATTGGATTGCTGCTCAGTGGGCTTGCTGTCCTGTTCTTTTACTACTTCCGAAGCAG ATGCCAGAAATCTAAAACAATGTACAGTGTATGCTCAAGCATGGCAAGAGTTTGA